A DNA window from Flavisolibacter ginsenosidimutans contains the following coding sequences:
- the recR gene encoding recombination mediator RecR, translating into MQFSSSLLENAVNEFAKLPGIGKKTALRLVLHLLKQDSEDVEHFSETMSRMRNEIKFCQRCHNVADADICSICANSLRKQEMICVVENIRDVIALESTQQFSGTYHVLGGVISPLDGVGPNQLNIDTLIHRVQKEGTSEVIFALSPTIQGDTTIYYIQKKLPAETKVTTIARGIAFGGELEYADEMTLARSLQNRLPVDSYVSSR; encoded by the coding sequence ATGCAATTCTCTTCTTCTCTCCTAGAAAATGCGGTTAACGAGTTTGCGAAATTGCCCGGCATTGGCAAGAAAACAGCCCTTCGTTTGGTGCTTCACCTGCTCAAACAAGACAGCGAAGACGTGGAGCATTTCAGCGAAACGATGAGCCGCATGCGCAACGAAATCAAGTTTTGCCAGCGCTGCCACAATGTGGCCGATGCAGACATCTGCTCCATCTGCGCCAACAGCCTGAGAAAGCAGGAAATGATTTGCGTAGTGGAAAATATTCGCGACGTGATTGCGTTGGAAAGCACGCAGCAATTCAGCGGAACCTACCACGTATTGGGCGGCGTCATCTCGCCGCTTGACGGCGTTGGGCCCAATCAGTTGAACATTGACACGCTCATTCACCGCGTGCAAAAAGAGGGAACAAGCGAAGTGATTTTTGCGCTGAGTCCCACTATACAGGGCGACACCACCATCTACTACATTCAAAAGAAATTACCCGCCGAAACAAAAGTAACCACCATTGCCCGCGGCATTGCCTTTGGCGGTGAACTGGAATACGCCGACGAAATGACGCTTGCCCGAAGCTTGCAAAATCGTTTGCCGGTGGACAGTTACGTGAGCAGCCGGTAG
- a CDS encoding rod shape-determining protein MreD, producing the protein MSDLVRNILRLIVFLLVQVFVLNKVPFLHQFIVPYLYFLFILWLPFSINRLGLLVIGFFTGLFLDYFMMSPGLHAAACVLVAYARPFVINLLIPKDKDEFNFREPSPRAMGWAPYSVYVLVLTLLHHFYLTLLEWLQFGTFLQFLIKVAGTTGISLLLIFTTELLFPRKVKFRTNAA; encoded by the coding sequence TTGAGCGACCTGGTAAGAAATATACTGCGGCTGATTGTGTTCCTTTTGGTGCAGGTTTTTGTGCTGAACAAAGTTCCCTTTCTGCACCAGTTCATCGTGCCTTATCTCTATTTTCTTTTTATTCTTTGGTTGCCTTTTTCCATCAACCGCCTTGGGCTTTTGGTGATTGGCTTTTTCACGGGTTTGTTTCTGGATTACTTCATGATGAGTCCGGGACTGCACGCAGCCGCTTGCGTGCTGGTGGCTTACGCAAGGCCCTTTGTCATCAACCTGCTCATTCCAAAAGACAAGGACGAATTTAATTTTCGCGAACCGTCGCCAAGAGCAATGGGTTGGGCGCCGTACAGCGTGTACGTGTTGGTTTTAACGCTGCTCCACCACTTTTACCTCACGCTGTTGGAATGGCTACAATTTGGCACCTTCCTCCAGTTTTTAATCAAGGTAGCGGGCACCACGGGTATTAGTCTTTTGCTCATCTTCACAACCGAGTTGTTGTTTCCAAGAAAAGTGAAGTTCCGAACAAACGCAGCCTGA
- a CDS encoding rod shape-determining protein: MGLFNWFTQEIAIDLGTANTLIIHNDEVVVNEPSIVALNRNNPKEVLAVGKRALMMHEKTHESIKTIRPLKDGVIADFNAAELMLREMIKLVYPKKPLFPPSWRMMICIPSSITEVEKRAVRDSAEQAGAKEVYLIHEPMAAALGIGIDVEEPVGNMIIDIGGGTTGITVIALAGIVCDQSIRIAGDEFTADIMEALRRYHSLLIGERTAEQIKIQIGAAMKDLDSPPDDIPVNGRDLVTGIPKQIMVSYQEIAEALDKSIFKIEEAILKALEQTPPELAADIYRRGLYLTGGGALLKGLDKRLSAKIKLPVHVADDPLKSVVRGTGLALKNYDRYPFVMR; this comes from the coding sequence ATGGGACTTTTTAACTGGTTTACGCAGGAGATCGCAATAGACTTGGGCACGGCAAATACACTCATCATCCACAACGATGAGGTAGTGGTAAACGAACCTTCCATTGTAGCGCTGAACAGAAACAATCCGAAAGAAGTTTTAGCCGTGGGAAAACGTGCCCTGATGATGCACGAAAAAACCCACGAAAGCATAAAAACCATCCGCCCGCTGAAAGACGGTGTAATAGCCGATTTTAACGCTGCCGAACTCATGCTTCGGGAAATGATCAAGCTGGTTTATCCAAAAAAGCCGCTCTTTCCGCCAAGCTGGCGCATGATGATCTGCATTCCTTCAAGCATTACTGAAGTGGAAAAACGTGCGGTGCGTGACAGCGCAGAACAAGCGGGTGCAAAGGAGGTTTACCTTATTCACGAACCAATGGCCGCCGCACTGGGTATCGGCATTGATGTGGAAGAACCCGTGGGTAACATGATTATTGATATTGGCGGTGGCACCACGGGCATTACTGTAATCGCATTGGCCGGCATTGTCTGCGACCAAAGCATCCGCATTGCTGGCGACGAGTTTACCGCCGACATCATGGAAGCGCTTCGCCGCTATCATAGCCTGTTGATTGGCGAACGTACGGCCGAGCAAATCAAGATACAAATTGGCGCAGCCATGAAAGATCTGGACTCTCCACCCGATGACATTCCCGTAAACGGCCGCGACCTGGTGACGGGCATTCCCAAACAAATCATGGTGAGCTACCAGGAGATTGCTGAAGCACTGGACAAAAGCATCTTTAAAATAGAAGAAGCCATTCTTAAAGCGTTGGAGCAAACACCGCCTGAATTGGCCGCTGATATTTATCGTCGTGGTTTGTATTTAACCGGCGGCGGCGCTTTGTTGAAAGGCCTCGACAAACGCCTGAGCGCAAAAATCAAATTGCCCGTTCACGTAGCCGATGATCCGCTGAAAAGCGTGGTGCGGGGAACCGGCCTTGCCTTAAAAAATTACGACCGTTATCCTTTTGTAATGAGATAA
- a CDS encoding homocysteine S-methyltransferase family protein, translated as MANIKDLLQERILIIDGAMGTMIQRYKLTEADYRGERFKDWPSDVKGNNDLLCLTQPHIIREIHGKYLDAGADIIETNTFNAQRVSLADYGMESLAYEINFAAAKIAKEACSLVGSGEQKFVAGALGPMNKTLSLSPDVNNPGYRALTFDEAADAYYEQVKGLVEGGVDLLLIETIFDTLNAKAAIFAVKKYFRDTKQKELPIMISGTITDASGRTLSGQTLEAFYNSIRHARPLSVGLNCALGAHEMRPHIEELSSIAECYTSAYPNAGLPNAMGEYDEQPEDTAHFIEEWAKDGFVNIVGGCCGTTPDHIRHIAEHVSKLNPRKLPVIETTTGKVEEEIAVV; from the coding sequence ATGGCAAACATTAAAGACCTGCTTCAGGAACGCATTCTCATCATTGACGGTGCTATGGGCACCATGATTCAGCGATACAAATTAACCGAGGCGGATTACCGTGGTGAACGGTTCAAGGATTGGCCTTCGGACGTAAAAGGCAACAACGACCTTTTGTGCCTCACGCAGCCGCACATCATCCGCGAAATACACGGTAAGTATCTGGATGCCGGCGCGGACATTATTGAAACAAACACCTTCAACGCACAGCGTGTTTCACTGGCCGATTACGGCATGGAAAGCCTTGCGTATGAAATCAATTTTGCAGCGGCAAAAATTGCGAAAGAAGCCTGCTCGCTTGTCGGTTCAGGCGAACAAAAATTTGTGGCCGGTGCATTGGGACCGATGAATAAAACGCTTTCGCTTTCACCCGACGTAAACAATCCGGGTTACCGTGCGCTAACGTTTGATGAAGCAGCGGATGCGTACTACGAACAAGTGAAAGGTTTGGTGGAAGGCGGCGTTGATTTGTTATTGATTGAAACCATTTTCGATACGCTGAACGCAAAGGCGGCCATTTTTGCCGTGAAAAAATATTTCCGCGACACGAAACAAAAAGAGTTGCCCATCATGATTTCGGGAACCATCACCGATGCGTCGGGGAGAACTTTGAGCGGGCAAACGCTGGAAGCCTTTTACAATTCCATTCGCCATGCAAGACCGTTAAGTGTTGGGTTGAATTGCGCTTTGGGTGCGCATGAAATGCGGCCGCACATTGAGGAGTTGAGCAGCATTGCGGAGTGTTACACATCGGCTTATCCAAACGCAGGACTGCCAAACGCGATGGGCGAATACGACGAGCAACCCGAAGACACGGCGCATTTTATAGAAGAATGGGCGAAGGATGGTTTTGTAAACATTGTGGGTGGTTGCTGCGGCACGACACCGGATCACATACGGCACATTGCGGAGCATGTAAGCAAACTGAATCCAAGAAAGTTGCCCGTCATTGAAACAACAACCGGTAAAGTAGAAGAAGAAATAGCAGTCGTTTAA
- a CDS encoding discoidin domain-containing protein translates to MKKCFSSLALLFLLVLSTSAQTASTLTVYFDSAHLQNNFVPLKTFGVGVDGHEKGENDRIFQPQNIKAMLSVGFKPVTYRLRTELGNEVWHWNPEGTWSNAKHHQGYWVSSTDTASFISLSYGYRLSHRGNTIDQANNDGYSRITDGDKKSFWKSNPYLDAHFTGEANAQHPQWIIVDLGCDVPIDAVKILWGKPFATSFTVDYAAKTVYDYFDNAGYFEINSPQVWKPFPLSEFTNKKSGNQFVHLANELVSARFLRIRMKESSGKAPKGSSDVRDGLGYAIKELFAGRIEHGKFRDFLHHAANAKEQSKVYVSSTDPWHRSTDMDSLTEQIGIDRFYRSGITSGTPALLSAGLLYDTPENATGLVDYVTKKQYAVGGVELGEEPDGQMVNAADFAELYAQWSKKIKELHPTLSLGGPSLQGIILDQLDEPFPTKKWMQGFVSYLDKKKSLSNYNFFSFEWYPFDSVCAPSALQLLQAPSRLDKAMNDMRSISALKPLPFFISEYGYSAFAGISEVTIQGALMNADIVGKFLSNGGEKAFLYGWEPNNLQSDFGCPAGNNMLFGMNDKGKINYHTAAYYGAEMMRHWTEPFSKPLQVYSASSNVKTTAGEEIISAYALRLPDETWSLLLINKDSAKSYPIKLKIANGQSEESISYPLTVYQYSGEQYQWKDDGLNGHPLKELPPVKKAIQRSEALLLPPYSLTVVRSSKQ, encoded by the coding sequence ATGAAGAAGTGTTTCTCAAGTCTTGCTCTCCTTTTTCTTCTTGTCCTTTCAACCAGTGCCCAAACGGCTTCTACCCTTACTGTTTATTTCGATTCGGCGCATTTGCAAAACAACTTTGTGCCTTTGAAAACCTTTGGCGTGGGCGTTGACGGGCATGAAAAAGGAGAGAACGATCGCATTTTTCAGCCGCAAAATATTAAGGCCATGTTGTCGGTGGGCTTTAAGCCAGTCACCTACCGTTTGCGTACGGAGTTAGGAAACGAAGTATGGCACTGGAATCCCGAAGGAACTTGGAGCAACGCAAAACACCACCAAGGCTATTGGGTTTCATCAACTGATACGGCTTCTTTCATTTCACTTTCCTACGGTTATCGTTTGTCGCACCGGGGCAATACAATAGACCAGGCAAACAACGATGGCTATTCGCGGATAACGGACGGCGATAAAAAAAGCTTTTGGAAATCGAATCCTTATCTCGACGCACATTTTACCGGCGAAGCCAATGCGCAACACCCGCAATGGATAATCGTGGACCTTGGCTGCGACGTACCCATTGATGCCGTAAAGATTTTATGGGGAAAGCCTTTCGCCACGTCGTTCACCGTTGATTACGCCGCGAAAACCGTGTACGATTATTTTGATAACGCCGGTTATTTTGAAATTAATTCGCCGCAGGTGTGGAAGCCGTTTCCGTTGAGTGAATTCACAAACAAAAAGAGCGGAAATCAATTCGTTCATCTTGCGAACGAATTGGTAAGCGCAAGGTTCCTGCGCATACGCATGAAAGAGAGTTCGGGCAAAGCACCGAAGGGTTCAAGCGACGTTCGCGACGGGCTTGGCTACGCGATAAAAGAATTGTTCGCGGGAAGAATAGAACACGGAAAGTTTCGCGATTTTCTTCATCACGCTGCAAATGCGAAGGAGCAAAGCAAGGTGTACGTTTCTTCCACCGATCCCTGGCACCGAAGCACTGACATGGATTCGCTTACGGAACAAATTGGCATTGACCGTTTTTATCGTTCAGGAATTACCAGCGGCACACCGGCTTTGCTTTCAGCAGGCTTGCTGTACGACACACCGGAGAATGCAACCGGTCTTGTTGATTATGTGACGAAGAAACAGTACGCCGTTGGCGGCGTAGAACTTGGCGAGGAACCCGATGGACAGATGGTGAATGCCGCTGACTTTGCGGAACTCTATGCGCAATGGAGTAAAAAAATAAAAGAGCTGCACCCTACTCTTTCACTTGGTGGTCCAAGTTTGCAAGGCATTATTTTAGACCAGTTAGACGAGCCCTTTCCAACAAAAAAATGGATGCAGGGTTTTGTCTCTTACCTTGATAAAAAGAAATCTTTAAGCAACTATAACTTTTTCAGTTTCGAATGGTATCCTTTCGACAGCGTGTGTGCACCGTCCGCGCTGCAATTGCTGCAAGCTCCGTCAAGATTGGACAAGGCAATGAACGACATGCGCTCTATTTCCGCATTAAAGCCTCTTCCTTTTTTCATTAGCGAATACGGATACTCGGCCTTTGCCGGTATTTCAGAAGTAACGATACAAGGTGCCTTAATGAATGCCGACATCGTGGGAAAATTTTTAAGCAACGGTGGCGAAAAAGCTTTTTTATACGGCTGGGAACCAAACAATTTGCAAAGCGATTTTGGCTGTCCCGCAGGAAACAACATGCTGTTTGGCATGAACGATAAAGGAAAGATCAATTACCACACGGCTGCTTATTACGGCGCCGAAATGATGCGGCATTGGACCGAACCTTTTTCAAAACCGTTGCAGGTTTATTCGGCATCATCCAACGTAAAAACAACAGCGGGTGAAGAAATTATTTCGGCTTATGCGCTTCGACTGCCGGATGAAACATGGTCGCTGCTGCTCATCAACAAAGATTCTGCGAAGAGTTATCCAATCAAGCTGAAAATTGCAAATGGACAAAGCGAAGAAAGCATTTCTTATCCGCTGACGGTTTATCAATATTCAGGAGAACAATATCAATGGAAAGACGATGGGTTGAACGGGCATCCGTTAAAGGAATTACCGCCGGTGAAAAAAGCCATTCAACGATCAGAAGCACTTTTGTTGCCGCCTTATTCGCTTACGGTTGTGCGGAGTAGCAAACAATAA
- the mreC gene encoding rod shape-determining protein MreC: protein MRNIFLFLRRYFTFICFVVLQLFALWMLFHYNRFHHAVFLGVANEVTGRVNTQVDKLDDYFHQGAENVRVHRMNDSLLNLLKSNFNYADTAQRNVTDSLRQDSTIAVRRYLWRDAKVVYNTVNAEQNYLQLNRGSKYGIKDDMAVLNSDGSVVGVVVNVSPNFSQVMSLLHVQSSVSASHKATGTLGKVEWDGKDPRFVQLKGIPQSVPVKAGDSIMTSRYSYNFPPAHLIGTISEIKSDPSTGFYVLKVKTAANFSAIQQVFVVENLQREEQLQLTKDTEKKMEEQKNKKR, encoded by the coding sequence ATGCGCAACATTTTTCTTTTTCTCCGCCGCTATTTTACGTTTATCTGTTTTGTTGTGCTGCAGTTGTTTGCGCTGTGGATGCTGTTTCATTACAACCGTTTTCATCACGCAGTTTTTTTGGGCGTGGCTAACGAAGTCACCGGCCGCGTAAATACGCAAGTGGACAAATTAGACGATTACTTTCACCAGGGAGCGGAAAACGTTCGGGTGCACCGCATGAACGATTCGCTGCTGAACCTATTGAAGTCAAACTTTAATTACGCAGACACCGCGCAACGTAACGTAACCGACAGCCTGCGGCAGGATTCAACCATCGCCGTCCGGCGTTACCTGTGGCGTGATGCCAAAGTGGTGTACAATACCGTAAACGCCGAGCAAAATTATTTGCAACTCAACCGCGGCAGCAAGTACGGCATCAAAGACGATATGGCCGTACTAAATTCCGATGGCAGCGTGGTGGGTGTGGTGGTGAACGTAAGTCCCAACTTTAGCCAGGTTATGAGTTTGCTGCACGTACAAAGTTCCGTGAGCGCTTCGCATAAGGCCACCGGCACGTTGGGCAAGGTGGAATGGGACGGCAAAGACCCGCGTTTTGTGCAACTGAAAGGGATTCCGCAAAGCGTACCTGTAAAAGCCGGCGATTCAATCATGACGAGCCGTTACTCGTACAATTTTCCGCCGGCACATCTTATTGGCACCATCAGCGAAATCAAGAGTGATCCGTCCACAGGCTTTTATGTTTTGAAAGTAAAAACGGCCGCTAACTTTTCCGCCATTCAACAAGTGTTTGTAGTGGAAAATCTGCAACGGGAAGAACAACTGCAGTTGACAAAGGACACGGAGAAAAAAATGGAAGAACAAAAAAACAAAAAACGTTGA
- a CDS encoding glycoside hydrolase family 3 N-terminal domain-containing protein, whose translation MKRFALALCCLSVYLLFTQSGNPSSADKWVDSVFNSLNKEEKIAQLMVIRAHSNLGPEHVQQVTDLIKKYDVGALCFFQGGPVRQANLTNYYQSIAKTPLMITIDGEWGLGMRLDSVMKYPYQLTLGAMNDEKLVYEMGRDIGEQMKRIGVQVNYAPVVDINNNPNNPVIGYRSFGEDKYKVAKFGVAYMRGMQDEGIMACAKHFPGHGDVAVDSHLDLPVINKSRFQLDTLELYPFKEMFKAGVGSVMIAHLSIPAIDSTPNKPTSISKANVTDLLRNDLYYEGLTFTDALEMKGVAKYYSGGEASVEALIAGNDMLCLPENVEQAIDAIKKAIKEKRLSWDDIDKKVRRVLYAKYQLGLSKPQVIDTANLVDDLNKHTAGIRARVAANVVTVMNNKAGLLPFIKSGKVAYVGIGTPVLNAFGTRLKTDFEADTYLLPYNDSTKAANILEQIKNGSYNKVVIGVHNYALRPGNNFGIPTSSINLVNNLQAYNAVTFLFGNVYAAGLFCNAPTLVAMYEDDDIFQTAAADFLTGNIEAKGTLPVSVCNQSYGSGIAVGKFLPVGTSPEFASVDSIIQDGVNKKAYPGAVVIAIQNGVIKYHKAFGRYEFDPASPPVTLESVYDLASVTKVSATTVSIMKLYEQGKVDLNKTLGDYLPSMRGSDKENLKLTDILLHQAGLVPDVIFYKEVIDKAGNPLPQYVSTASKPGFTIPIAQGLYLRNDWEDTMMKRIAQSPLGPLGKYVYSDNDFILLGKIVETVSGMPLDQYAQKTFYGPMGMASTGFKPWLRFGLEQIVPTEEDKYFRHQLMHGYVHDEGAAMFGNVSGHAGLFSNAYDLAMLYQMLLNGGTFNGERYLKKETIDLFTAYHSDISRRGYGFDKPEKDEAIKTKSSYPYPSALASPATFGHTGFTGTCVWVDPKTDLVYVFLSNRVYNSRANNLLGSMNIRGKVQDAIYRALKKEGQGNVF comes from the coding sequence ATGAAACGATTTGCCCTTGCCCTCTGTTGCCTATCCGTTTACTTACTGTTTACACAATCCGGGAACCCTTCGTCCGCCGACAAATGGGTGGACAGCGTGTTTAATTCCCTAAACAAAGAAGAAAAGATTGCGCAACTAATGGTGATTCGGGCGCACAGTAACCTTGGTCCCGAACACGTGCAACAGGTAACAGACCTCATTAAAAAATACGACGTGGGTGCGCTTTGTTTTTTCCAGGGCGGACCGGTGCGGCAGGCCAATCTCACCAACTATTACCAATCCATTGCAAAGACGCCGCTGATGATTACCATTGACGGCGAATGGGGCCTTGGCATGAGGCTCGACAGCGTGATGAAATATCCATATCAGCTCACGCTGGGCGCCATGAACGATGAAAAGCTGGTTTACGAAATGGGCCGCGACATTGGCGAGCAAATGAAGCGCATTGGCGTGCAGGTAAATTATGCGCCGGTGGTTGACATCAACAACAATCCAAACAATCCTGTAATTGGCTACCGTTCCTTTGGCGAAGACAAATACAAGGTGGCAAAATTTGGCGTGGCTTATATGCGCGGCATGCAAGACGAAGGCATCATGGCCTGCGCCAAACATTTTCCCGGTCACGGCGATGTGGCCGTTGATTCGCATTTGGATTTGCCCGTTATCAACAAATCACGTTTCCAATTGGACACGCTGGAACTCTATCCTTTTAAAGAAATGTTCAAAGCCGGCGTGGGCAGCGTGATGATTGCGCACCTTTCCATCCCCGCAATTGATTCAACACCCAACAAACCCACGTCCATTTCAAAGGCTAACGTTACCGATCTTTTGCGTAACGATTTGTATTACGAAGGCCTCACGTTTACCGATGCATTAGAGATGAAAGGCGTTGCGAAATATTATTCAGGCGGAGAGGCTTCGGTAGAAGCGCTGATTGCCGGCAACGACATGCTTTGCTTGCCGGAGAACGTAGAGCAAGCCATTGATGCCATTAAAAAAGCCATCAAAGAAAAACGCTTGAGTTGGGACGATATTGACAAGAAAGTGCGGCGTGTGCTGTACGCAAAATATCAATTGGGCTTAAGCAAGCCGCAGGTAATTGATACCGCCAACCTTGTTGATGATTTGAATAAACACACGGCGGGCATTCGTGCAAGAGTAGCGGCCAACGTGGTGACGGTAATGAATAACAAAGCGGGCCTTCTGCCTTTTATCAAAAGCGGGAAAGTAGCTTACGTGGGCATTGGCACGCCGGTATTGAACGCATTTGGCACACGCTTGAAAACCGACTTTGAAGCCGACACCTATTTGCTTCCGTACAACGACAGCACAAAAGCCGCGAACATTCTGGAGCAAATCAAAAACGGCAGTTACAACAAAGTCGTGATCGGCGTTCACAATTATGCGCTGCGTCCCGGAAACAATTTTGGCATTCCAACGTCCAGCATCAATCTTGTAAACAATCTGCAAGCGTACAACGCTGTTACATTTTTGTTTGGTAACGTTTATGCCGCGGGTCTTTTTTGCAACGCTCCTACTTTAGTGGCGATGTACGAAGACGATGACATCTTTCAGACCGCAGCCGCCGATTTTTTAACCGGAAACATAGAAGCAAAAGGAACACTGCCTGTTAGTGTTTGCAATCAATCGTACGGCAGCGGCATTGCCGTTGGAAAATTTTTGCCCGTGGGCACGTCGCCGGAGTTTGCAAGCGTTGACAGCATCATACAGGACGGTGTCAACAAAAAAGCCTATCCCGGTGCGGTGGTCATCGCCATTCAAAACGGTGTGATCAAATACCACAAAGCGTTTGGCCGTTACGAGTTTGATCCGGCTTCGCCACCGGTGACCTTGGAAAGTGTTTATGACCTGGCATCGGTAACGAAGGTTTCCGCGACAACGGTTTCCATCATGAAACTGTACGAACAAGGCAAAGTGGATTTGAACAAAACGTTGGGCGATTACCTGCCTTCTATGCGTGGCTCGGACAAAGAAAATTTAAAACTTACCGATATTCTTCTGCACCAGGCCGGCCTTGTGCCCGATGTAATCTTTTACAAAGAAGTAATTGATAAAGCTGGTAATCCGTTGCCGCAATACGTCAGCACCGCATCGAAGCCCGGGTTTACAATACCCATCGCACAGGGTTTGTACCTGCGCAACGATTGGGAAGACACAATGATGAAGCGCATTGCGCAAAGTCCGCTTGGGCCTTTGGGTAAATACGTTTACAGCGACAACGATTTTATTCTGCTTGGCAAGATTGTAGAAACGGTTAGCGGTATGCCGCTCGATCAATATGCGCAGAAAACATTTTACGGTCCGATGGGAATGGCTTCCACGGGCTTTAAGCCCTGGCTGCGTTTTGGATTGGAGCAGATTGTTCCGACCGAAGAAGACAAATATTTTCGTCATCAATTGATGCACGGTTACGTGCACGACGAAGGTGCGGCGATGTTTGGCAACGTGTCGGGCCATGCGGGTTTGTTCTCGAACGCTTATGATTTGGCCATGCTTTATCAAATGCTTTTGAACGGCGGCACCTTCAACGGCGAACGTTATTTGAAGAAAGAAACGATTGATTTGTTTACGGCTTACCACAGCGACATTT
- a CDS encoding Ig-like domain-containing protein produces the protein MRRTAFFLFALGFVVFWAVLSTGCANIIPPSGGPRDSLPPHLISVSPRDSTRNFHGNRIVFTFDEYIADPQDLPNTLLFTPTFEVNPEIAIRAKTVTLRFRDSLLPNTTYTFNFGNAIRDVNEGNAIKNFTYVLSTGPVLDSLSLSGKVILAETGKVDSSLIVMLHRNRTDSAVIKDRPEYFARLDGAGNFRFQNLPRDTFALYALGDAGTIRRYQDTSKLFAFANDPVIPGVTKDLVLYAYRSRQPSAATSAARNGNNTTEKRLRFSANPSGGNLDLQSDFSLNFQSPLRSFDSSKVLLTTDTTFAPVRYTVSLDSLRTTLRLRSAWAEGKRYNLILNKDFADDSAGRKLLKTDTLNFTTKKLSDYGKLNIRIRNLDTSRNPVLQFLQNDGVVFSVNIKGGVYRSTLFNPGDYDLRILYDTNNNGKWDPGRFFGAKRQPEIAQPVSRKIVVKAGGDNDFDVTL, from the coding sequence ATGCGCAGGACTGCCTTTTTCCTTTTTGCTCTTGGCTTTGTTGTTTTCTGGGCCGTGCTTTCGACGGGCTGCGCCAACATCATTCCGCCTTCGGGCGGGCCTAGAGACAGCTTGCCGCCGCACCTTATTTCTGTAAGTCCAAGAGATTCAACGCGAAACTTTCATGGCAACCGCATTGTGTTTACGTTTGACGAATACATTGCCGACCCGCAAGATCTTCCGAATACGCTTTTGTTCACACCCACCTTTGAAGTCAATCCTGAGATTGCCATCCGCGCCAAAACAGTGACCTTGCGCTTCCGCGACAGCCTGCTGCCGAACACAACCTACACCTTCAACTTTGGCAACGCCATTCGCGACGTGAACGAAGGCAATGCAATAAAGAATTTCACTTACGTTCTCTCTACCGGACCGGTGCTCGATTCCTTATCCTTATCCGGCAAAGTGATTTTGGCCGAAACCGGTAAGGTTGACTCCTCACTGATTGTGATGCTGCACCGTAACCGGACTGATTCGGCGGTTATTAAAGATCGTCCCGAGTATTTTGCCCGCCTCGACGGGGCCGGTAATTTCCGTTTTCAAAACCTGCCGCGTGACACCTTTGCCCTTTATGCCCTCGGCGATGCCGGCACCATCCGCCGCTACCAGGATACCTCCAAGCTCTTTGCCTTTGCCAATGATCCGGTAATTCCCGGCGTTACAAAAGACCTTGTGCTTTATGCTTACCGTTCCAGACAGCCTTCTGCTGCAACAAGCGCTGCACGCAACGGAAACAACACGACTGAAAAGCGTCTGCGCTTCAGTGCCAATCCATCGGGCGGCAACCTGGATTTGCAAAGCGATTTTTCGTTGAACTTTCAATCGCCCCTGCGCAGTTTCGATTCATCCAAAGTTTTGCTGACAACCGATACGACGTTCGCGCCTGTGCGTTATACCGTTTCGCTTGACTCGCTGCGAACGACACTTCGTTTGCGTTCGGCTTGGGCAGAAGGCAAGAGATACAATCTTATTCTCAACAAAGATTTTGCGGACGACAGCGCGGGCCGCAAATTGCTGAAAACCGATACCCTCAACTTTACTACGAAAAAGTTGAGCGATTACGGCAAGCTAAACATCCGCATTCGCAATCTTGACACGAGCCGCAACCCGGTGCTGCAATTTTTACAAAACGACGGGGTAGTATTTTCGGTGAACATCAAAGGCGGTGTTTATCGTTCAACGCTGTTCAATCCTGGCGATTACGACCTGCGTATTTTGTACGATACGAACAACAACGGCAAGTGGGACCCGGGACGTTTTTTTGGCGCCAAACGGCAGCCCGAAATTGCGCAGCCCGTCAGCCGCAAGATTGTGGTAAAAGCCGGTGGAGACAACGATTTCGACGTCACTTTATAA